A genomic segment from Streptomyces sp. NBC_00459 encodes:
- the desA gene encoding lysine decarboxylase DesA: MRSHLLNDTTAERYRRSVTEGVERVAAKLATTNRPFTGVTVDALAPRIDRIDLDRPLLDEAAALDELEEVYLRDAIYFHHPRYLAHLNCPVVIPAVLGEAILSAVNSSLDTWDQSAGGTLIERKLIDWTNERIGLGAAADGIFTSGGSQSNLQALLLAREEAKSESAADLRIFASEVSHFSVKKSAKLLGLSPDSVVSIPVDHDKRMRTVALAHELERCERDGLVPMAVVATAGTTDFGSIDPLPEIAELCAQYGTWLHVDAAYGCGLLASVRRRGLLTGIERADSVTVDYHKSFFQPVSSSALLVRDAATLRHATYHAEYLNPRRMVLERIPNQVDKSLQTTRRFDALKLWMTLRVMGADGIGELFDEVCDLAQEGWELLAADPRYDVVVEPSLSTLVFRYIPAAVTDPAEIDRANLYARKALFASGAAVVAGTKVGGRHYLKFTLLNPETTTDDITAVLDLIAGHAEQYLGESADRVPSVTPVTPVPSVTSVAS, translated from the coding sequence ATGCGCTCGCACCTGCTCAATGACACGACAGCGGAGCGGTACCGCCGCTCCGTGACCGAAGGAGTCGAGCGGGTGGCGGCCAAACTCGCCACCACCAACCGTCCGTTCACCGGCGTCACGGTCGACGCCCTCGCCCCCCGCATCGACCGGATCGACCTGGACCGGCCCCTCCTCGACGAGGCCGCCGCCCTCGACGAGCTCGAAGAGGTCTATCTGCGCGACGCGATCTACTTCCACCACCCGCGCTACCTCGCCCACCTCAACTGCCCGGTGGTCATACCCGCGGTGCTCGGCGAGGCGATCCTCTCCGCCGTCAACTCCTCCCTCGACACCTGGGACCAGTCGGCCGGCGGCACCCTCATCGAGCGCAAACTGATCGACTGGACCAACGAGCGCATCGGCCTCGGCGCCGCCGCCGACGGCATCTTCACCAGCGGCGGCAGCCAGTCCAACCTCCAGGCGCTGCTGCTCGCCCGGGAGGAGGCCAAGAGCGAGTCCGCCGCCGACCTGCGTATCTTCGCCTCCGAGGTCAGCCACTTCAGCGTGAAGAAGTCCGCGAAGCTCCTCGGGCTGAGCCCCGACTCGGTCGTCTCCATCCCCGTCGACCACGACAAGCGGATGCGGACCGTCGCCCTGGCCCACGAGTTGGAGCGCTGCGAGCGCGACGGGCTGGTGCCCATGGCCGTCGTCGCCACCGCCGGCACCACCGACTTCGGCTCGATCGACCCGCTGCCCGAGATCGCCGAACTCTGCGCCCAATACGGCACCTGGCTGCACGTCGACGCCGCCTACGGCTGCGGACTGCTCGCCTCGGTCAGGCGCCGCGGCCTCCTCACCGGCATCGAGCGCGCCGACTCGGTCACCGTCGACTACCACAAGTCCTTCTTCCAGCCGGTGAGTTCGAGCGCCCTGCTGGTCCGGGACGCGGCCACGCTCCGCCACGCGACCTATCACGCCGAGTACCTCAACCCGCGCCGCATGGTGCTGGAGCGCATCCCCAACCAGGTCGACAAGTCCCTCCAGACGACCCGCCGTTTCGATGCTCTCAAGCTGTGGATGACCCTGCGCGTGATGGGTGCCGACGGCATCGGCGAACTCTTCGACGAGGTCTGCGACCTGGCCCAGGAGGGCTGGGAGCTGCTCGCCGCCGACCCGCGCTACGACGTCGTCGTCGAGCCCTCGCTCTCCACCCTCGTCTTCCGCTACATCCCCGCCGCCGTCACCGACCCCGCGGAGATCGACCGCGCCAACCTGTACGCCCGCAAGGCCCTGTTCGCCTCCGGTGCGGCCGTGGTCGCGGGGACGAAGGTCGGCGGACGCCACTACCTCAAGTTCACCCTGCTCAACCCCGAGACCACGACGGACGACATCACCGCCGTACTCGACCTCATCGCCGGCCATGCCGAGCAGTACCTGGGAGAGTCCGCCGACCGCGTCCCGTCCGTCACACCCGTCACGCCCGTCCCGTCCGTCACCTCCGTCGCTTCCTGA
- a CDS encoding lysine N(6)-hydroxylase/L-ornithine N(5)-oxygenase family protein, translating into MNKTYDFIGIGLGPFNLGLACLTEPIDELDGVFLESKPDFEWHSGMFLEGAHLQTPFMSDLVTLADPTSPYSFLNYLKESGRLYSFYIRENFYPLRVEYDDYCRWAANKLRSVRFNTTVAEVTYEYEDELYVVRTATGDLYRARRLVLGTGTPPYIPDACADLAGDFIHNSRYMRHKRELQAKESITLVGSGQSAAEIYHDLLSEIDVHGYRLNWVTRSPRFFPLEYTKLTLEMTSPEYIDYFRALPERTRYRLTQDQKGLFKGIDGELINEIFDLLYRKNLGGPVPTRLLTNSALNTVTYEAGSGTYTLGLRQEEQDKEYTLDTQGLILATGYKYAEPEFLKPVRDRLRYDTQGNFDIARNYSIDTTGRGVFLQNAGVHTHSITSPDLGMGAYRNSFIIGELLGSEYYPVEKTIAFQEFAV; encoded by the coding sequence GTGAACAAGACCTACGACTTCATCGGGATCGGTCTCGGCCCCTTCAACCTCGGCCTCGCCTGCCTCACCGAGCCGATCGACGAACTCGACGGCGTCTTCCTGGAGTCGAAGCCCGACTTCGAGTGGCACTCGGGGATGTTCCTCGAAGGCGCCCATCTCCAGACGCCGTTCATGTCGGACCTCGTCACCCTCGCCGACCCGACCTCCCCGTACTCCTTCCTCAACTACCTGAAGGAATCGGGCCGGTTGTACTCGTTCTACATCCGCGAGAACTTCTATCCCCTGCGTGTCGAGTACGACGACTACTGCCGCTGGGCCGCGAACAAACTGCGCAGCGTCCGCTTCAACACCACGGTCGCCGAGGTGACTTACGAGTACGAGGACGAGCTGTACGTGGTCCGTACGGCCACCGGTGACCTCTACCGGGCGCGCAGGCTGGTCCTCGGCACCGGCACTCCCCCGTACATCCCGGACGCGTGTGCGGACCTGGCCGGGGACTTCATCCACAACTCCCGGTACATGCGGCACAAGCGGGAGTTGCAGGCGAAGGAGTCGATCACGCTCGTCGGCAGTGGCCAGTCCGCCGCCGAGATCTACCACGACCTCCTCAGCGAGATCGACGTCCACGGCTACCGGCTCAACTGGGTGACGCGCTCGCCGCGTTTCTTCCCGCTCGAATACACCAAGCTGACGCTGGAGATGACCTCCCCGGAGTACATCGACTACTTCCGCGCGCTGCCCGAGCGGACCCGATACCGCCTCACACAGGACCAGAAGGGCCTGTTCAAGGGCATCGACGGCGAGCTGATCAACGAGATCTTCGACCTGCTCTACCGGAAGAACCTCGGCGGCCCGGTCCCCACCCGGCTGCTCACCAACTCCGCGCTGAACACGGTGACTTACGAGGCCGGGAGCGGGACGTACACGCTCGGGCTGCGCCAGGAGGAGCAGGACAAGGAGTACACCCTGGACACCCAGGGCCTGATCCTCGCCACCGGCTACAAGTACGCCGAGCCGGAGTTCCTCAAGCCCGTCCGCGACCGCCTGCGCTACGACACCCAGGGCAACTTCGACATCGCCCGCAACTACTCGATCGACACGACCGGCCGCGGGGTCTTCCTGCAGAACGCCGGCGTCCACACCCACTCGATCACCTCGCCCGACCTGGGCATGGGCGCGTACCGCAACAGCTTCATCATCGGCGAGCTGCTCGGCAGCGAGTACTACCCGGTCGAGAAGACCATCGCCTTCCAGGAGTTCGCCGTATGA
- a CDS encoding GNAT family N-acetyltransferase, with protein sequence MTFTLRPLDPLNDAELLHSWLTHPKAAYWMMQDARLEDVERAYMEVAADQHQDALLGLLDGVPAFLMEQYDPVHRELVGLYEPQPGDVGMHFLVPATDTPVSGFTRSVITAVMTHLFEDPRTARVVVEPDVGNKAVHALNEAVGFVPEREIQKPEKKALLSFCTREQFERAMSV encoded by the coding sequence ATGACCTTCACCCTCCGTCCGCTCGACCCCCTGAACGACGCCGAGCTGCTGCACAGTTGGCTCACGCATCCCAAGGCGGCCTACTGGATGATGCAGGACGCCCGGCTCGAAGACGTCGAGCGCGCCTACATGGAGGTGGCCGCCGACCAGCACCAGGACGCCCTCCTAGGCCTCCTCGACGGCGTGCCCGCCTTCCTGATGGAGCAGTACGACCCGGTCCACCGCGAGCTGGTCGGCCTGTACGAGCCGCAGCCCGGTGATGTCGGCATGCACTTCCTGGTGCCGGCGACCGACACACCGGTGTCCGGGTTCACCAGGTCTGTCATCACTGCCGTGATGACCCACCTCTTCGAGGACCCGCGCACCGCCCGCGTCGTCGTCGAGCCGGACGTCGGCAACAAGGCGGTGCACGCCCTGAACGAAGCCGTCGGGTTCGTGCCCGAGCGAGAGATACAGAAGCCGGAGAAGAAGGCGTTGCTGAGTTTCTGCACCCGCGAGCAGTTCGAGAGGGCGATGTCCGTATGA
- a CDS encoding IucA/IucC family protein: MSLTDATAHLSPERWEQANRLLIRKALAEFAHERLITPEAADENDSDRYVVLGDDGLTRYRFSATRHALDHWQVDAESITRHRGGSELPLSALDFFIELKKSLGLSDEVLPVYLEEISSTLSGTCYKLTKPQIPVAELVNSGFQAIETGMTEGHPCFVANNGRLGFGVHEYLSYAPETASPVRLVWLAAHRSRAAFTAGVGIEYEAFLRAELGQETVVRFRTKLSDQGLDPTEYLFIPVHPWQWWNKLTVTFAAEIAQRHLVCLGEGDDEYLAQQSIRTFFNRTDPEKHYVKTALSVLNMGFMRGLSAAYMEATPAINDWLAQLIDNDPVLKSTGLSIIRERAAVGYRHLEYEAATDRYSPYRKMLAALWRESPVSSLEDGESLATMASLVHVDHEGRSFASALVEQSGLPPKEWLRGYLNAYFTPLLHSFYAYDLVYMPHGENVILVLRDGTVQRAIYKDIAEEIAVLDPDAVLPPTVERLRVDVPEEKKLLSVFTDVFDCFFRFLAANLATEGVLAEDDFWRTVAEVTRAYQEANPQLADKFRQYDMFAPEFALSCLNRLQLRNNKQMVDLADPAGALQLIGTLKNPVAGF, from the coding sequence ATGAGCCTCACCGACGCCACCGCCCACCTCTCCCCCGAGCGCTGGGAACAGGCCAACCGCCTCCTGATCCGCAAGGCCCTCGCCGAGTTCGCCCACGAACGCCTCATCACTCCCGAGGCGGCCGACGAGAACGACAGCGATCGGTACGTCGTACTCGGCGACGACGGTCTGACCCGCTACCGATTCAGCGCCACCCGCCACGCCCTCGACCACTGGCAGGTCGACGCCGAGTCGATCACCAGGCACCGCGGCGGGTCCGAACTCCCGCTCTCCGCCCTCGACTTCTTCATCGAGCTGAAGAAATCGCTCGGCCTGAGCGACGAGGTCCTGCCCGTCTACCTGGAGGAGATCTCCTCCACCCTCTCCGGCACCTGCTACAAGCTCACCAAGCCGCAGATCCCCGTCGCCGAACTCGTAAACAGCGGCTTCCAGGCGATCGAGACCGGGATGACCGAGGGCCACCCCTGCTTCGTCGCCAACAACGGACGGCTCGGGTTCGGCGTGCACGAGTACCTCTCGTACGCGCCCGAGACCGCGAGCCCGGTCCGGCTGGTGTGGCTGGCCGCGCACCGCTCGCGCGCCGCGTTCACGGCGGGCGTCGGGATCGAGTACGAGGCCTTCCTGCGCGCGGAGTTGGGGCAGGAGACGGTCGTCCGCTTCCGTACGAAACTGTCCGACCAGGGTCTCGACCCCACCGAGTACCTCTTCATCCCGGTGCACCCCTGGCAGTGGTGGAACAAGCTCACCGTCACCTTCGCCGCCGAGATCGCCCAGCGGCACCTGGTCTGCCTGGGCGAGGGCGACGACGAGTATCTCGCCCAGCAGTCCATCCGTACCTTCTTCAACCGGACCGACCCCGAGAAGCACTACGTCAAGACGGCTCTGTCGGTCCTCAACATGGGCTTCATGCGCGGGCTTTCGGCCGCCTACATGGAGGCGACCCCTGCCATCAACGACTGGCTCGCCCAACTCATCGACAACGACCCGGTGTTGAAGTCGACAGGCCTGTCGATCATCCGCGAGCGGGCGGCCGTCGGTTACCGCCACCTGGAGTACGAGGCCGCCACCGACCGCTACTCCCCGTACCGCAAGATGCTGGCCGCGCTCTGGCGCGAGAGCCCGGTGTCGTCCCTCGAAGACGGCGAGTCGCTGGCCACCATGGCCTCACTCGTCCATGTCGACCACGAGGGGCGCTCCTTCGCCTCCGCGCTCGTCGAGCAGTCGGGCCTGCCCCCGAAGGAGTGGCTGCGCGGCTATCTGAACGCCTACTTCACCCCTCTCCTGCACAGCTTCTACGCCTACGACCTGGTCTACATGCCGCACGGCGAGAACGTGATCCTCGTCCTCAGGGACGGCACGGTCCAGCGCGCGATCTACAAGGACATCGCCGAGGAGATCGCCGTCCTGGACCCGGACGCGGTACTGCCGCCGACGGTCGAGCGGCTGCGCGTGGACGTACCGGAGGAGAAGAAGCTCCTGTCCGTCTTCACGGACGTCTTCGACTGCTTCTTCCGCTTCCTGGCCGCGAACCTCGCCACCGAAGGCGTCCTGGCGGAGGACGACTTCTGGCGGACGGTCGCCGAGGTCACCCGCGCCTACCAGGAGGCGAACCCCCAACTGGCCGACAAATTCCGCCAGTACGACATGTTCGCCCCCGAGTTCGCCCTGTCCTGCCTCAACCGGCTGCAACTGCGTAACAACAAGCAGATGGTGGATCTGGCGGACCCGGCGGGCGCCCTCCAGCTGATCGGCACCCTGAAAAATCCCGTCGCAGGGTTCTGA
- a CDS encoding RICIN domain-containing protein, with translation MTEHHAQQVPHHQPSVPGVPPEHAPAVHAYANVFCTKPRDATDLAVQVLARGSRQHGPALRTALLADVRRTADSWLRDGRHGLLRSEFRDWSKRAADTFGPVDTLHRAERGSVLLAAFEQLPDQQRAALWLCLAEPEETASAARILNTTVEFADSLAQSARSRLVDTFLRVRAGRTADPQCLRYGGMLGAIARGTHREAPADLQQHLGTCHFCSVDLTLLRTLASGDADDVRRLLVDQVLVWGGPAYRKARSGDLTPSGEPATPSAPPPPASDRVRRHRSEGLRHRRPVLVVAVTVAVTAALTTAVLRLLAGSGSAEGAERPQSVASPSIAPSSVAAATTDTITLKSVSTGRCVTGPAVNASNASPVPGPPVADPVLAACDGGRTQEWQVVPLTEGAVALVNVESRFCLDIAGYRAAGDGMQQRPCAYEQGASAPFPEDQAFLPRAAAGESFVLVCQDNPDIALGVRAGKLSMRTTTLTEKAVRFALDDEAANALGL, from the coding sequence ATGACCGAGCACCACGCACAGCAAGTCCCGCACCACCAGCCGTCCGTGCCCGGCGTCCCGCCGGAACACGCCCCGGCCGTCCATGCGTACGCGAACGTCTTCTGTACGAAGCCGCGCGACGCCACCGACCTGGCCGTCCAGGTGCTCGCCCGCGGCTCGCGGCAGCACGGACCCGCCCTGCGCACCGCTCTCCTCGCCGACGTGCGGCGCACCGCCGACAGTTGGCTGCGCGACGGACGGCACGGGCTGCTGCGATCGGAGTTCCGTGACTGGTCGAAACGGGCCGCCGACACCTTCGGCCCCGTCGACACACTGCACCGGGCGGAACGCGGCTCGGTTCTGCTGGCCGCCTTCGAGCAACTGCCCGACCAGCAACGGGCCGCGCTGTGGCTGTGCCTGGCCGAGCCGGAGGAAACGGCGTCGGCGGCCAGGATCCTGAACACGACCGTGGAGTTCGCCGACTCCCTGGCCCAGTCGGCCCGCAGCCGCCTGGTCGACACCTTCCTGCGCGTACGCGCCGGACGCACCGCCGACCCGCAGTGCCTCCGCTACGGCGGCATGCTCGGCGCCATCGCCCGCGGCACCCATCGTGAGGCGCCCGCGGACCTCCAACAGCACCTGGGCACCTGCCACTTCTGCTCCGTGGACCTGACGCTGCTGCGCACGCTCGCGTCGGGTGATGCCGACGACGTACGGCGGCTGCTGGTCGACCAGGTGCTGGTGTGGGGCGGGCCGGCGTACCGCAAGGCGCGCTCGGGAGACCTGACGCCGAGCGGCGAGCCCGCCACGCCGTCCGCACCGCCCCCGCCGGCCAGCGACAGGGTCAGGCGCCACAGGTCCGAGGGCCTCCGGCACAGACGGCCGGTGCTCGTGGTGGCGGTCACCGTGGCCGTCACGGCCGCTCTGACCACCGCGGTGCTGCGCCTGCTGGCCGGGTCCGGCTCCGCCGAGGGAGCCGAGCGTCCCCAGTCCGTGGCGAGCCCCTCCATCGCACCGTCCTCCGTGGCCGCCGCCACCACCGACACGATCACTCTGAAGAGCGTGTCCACCGGACGCTGCGTCACCGGCCCGGCCGTGAACGCCAGCAACGCCTCACCGGTTCCCGGGCCGCCCGTCGCCGATCCCGTCCTGGCGGCCTGCGACGGCGGACGGACGCAGGAGTGGCAGGTCGTCCCCCTGACCGAGGGGGCGGTCGCCCTGGTGAACGTCGAGTCGAGGTTCTGCCTGGACATCGCCGGCTACCGGGCCGCCGGTGACGGGATGCAGCAGCGGCCGTGCGCCTATGAGCAGGGTGCGTCCGCGCCGTTCCCGGAGGACCAGGCGTTCCTGCCGAGGGCCGCGGCCGGGGAGTCGTTCGTCCTCGTCTGTCAGGACAACCCGGACATCGCCCTCGGGGTGCGCGCCGGCAAGCTGTCGATGCGCACAACCACCTTGACCGAAAAGGCAGTTCGGTTCGCCCTGGACGACGAGGCCGCGAACGCGCTGGGGTTGTGA
- a CDS encoding DUF4429 domain-containing protein: MAEIIQKDGTWVFDGDALRLTPGRDRNVSLLRKELGELAVPLHALAGVSFEQGRKSGRLRLRLRDGADPLLQATRGKLAEPDDPYQLNVESDRYGVAEYLVDAVRNALLLDEVPSGAVDSYLLPGPAVPLSVSAGDGTATFDGEHIRLEWNWKTEDAKAAAGPRSLAVGDVAAVEWHPAVGLENGYLRFGVRHAPTKAPPKYDPNSVELWGFKKDPLMALVAAAVQARLPHPAASVTDVPPRTPKEIAAPAADGTPAEHDHDAQLRRLRELGELHRTGVLTDDEFALAKQAVLKRM; this comes from the coding sequence ATGGCGGAAATCATCCAGAAGGACGGCACATGGGTCTTCGACGGTGACGCCCTCCGGCTCACCCCGGGGCGTGACAGGAACGTCAGCCTGCTCCGCAAGGAACTGGGCGAACTCGCCGTCCCTCTGCACGCGTTGGCCGGTGTCTCGTTCGAGCAGGGCAGAAAGTCGGGGCGTCTCAGGCTGCGGCTGCGCGACGGTGCCGACCCCCTGCTCCAGGCCACCCGCGGCAAGCTGGCGGAGCCCGACGACCCGTATCAGCTGAACGTCGAGTCGGACCGGTACGGCGTCGCCGAGTACCTCGTGGACGCGGTTCGCAATGCCCTGCTGCTCGACGAGGTGCCGTCCGGTGCCGTCGACAGCTATCTGCTGCCCGGGCCCGCCGTACCGCTGTCCGTGTCGGCCGGGGACGGCACCGCGACCTTCGACGGTGAGCACATCCGGCTGGAGTGGAACTGGAAGACCGAGGACGCGAAGGCCGCCGCCGGCCCCCGTTCCCTGGCCGTCGGCGACGTCGCGGCCGTGGAGTGGCATCCGGCGGTGGGCCTGGAGAACGGCTATCTGCGCTTCGGTGTGCGGCACGCGCCGACCAAGGCCCCGCCGAAGTACGACCCCAACTCCGTCGAACTGTGGGGATTCAAGAAGGACCCGCTGATGGCGTTGGTGGCGGCGGCCGTCCAGGCCCGTCTGCCGCATCCGGCGGCGTCCGTGACGGACGTACCGCCGCGAACGCCGAAGGAGATCGCCGCACCGGCCGCCGACGGCACACCCGCCGAACACGACCACGACGCCCAGCTCCGCCGCCTGCGCGAGCTCGGTGAGCTGCACCGGACCGGCGTGCTCACGGACGACGAGTTCGCGCTCGCCAAACAGGCGGTCCTCAAGCGCATGTAG
- a CDS encoding purple acid phosphatase family protein, whose protein sequence is MGVPEQLAERMSMAEQHEYLRAKFSRRTMIRSGAVTVGAVAGGAFVPGTVAQAATRTSVPPRTYSQAEKVDGALVAPFGRHLAWGNDPRTEITVSWQVPVAVKKPFIRIGAHPWDLSRKIEAEVRTLYTPAGVGASGDHTQYYLHAKLTHLRPGRTYYYGVGHAGFDPAEAHLLGTLGTFTTAPDHKKPFTFTAFGDEGVSYHGLANNALLLGQNPAFHLHAGDIAYADPAGAGKTADTGFDSRVWDQFLAQTESVAKSVPWMPAYGNHDMEAWYSPNGYGGEDARWNLPDNGPDKKNLPGVYSFVYGNTAVISLDANDISFEIPANLGISGGTQTKWLEAQLKKFRASKNVDFVVVFFHHCAYCTSTAHASEGGVRQEWVPLFEKYTVDLVINGHNHQYERTDVIKGGAVTKKLPIGGTSYPETEGVVYVTAGAAGRSLYAFTAPLSYEGHENEVDSVASFINTKDGKVNETVTWSRVRYLDYSFLRVDVTPAAKGRLATLTVRGIAETGEEVDRFTVARRVR, encoded by the coding sequence ATGGGCGTACCCGAGCAGCTCGCAGAGCGCATGAGCATGGCCGAGCAGCACGAGTACCTTCGCGCCAAGTTCTCGCGGCGCACGATGATCAGAAGCGGTGCCGTCACCGTCGGTGCCGTCGCAGGCGGCGCGTTCGTGCCGGGCACGGTCGCCCAGGCCGCCACGCGGACCTCCGTACCGCCGCGGACGTACTCGCAGGCCGAGAAGGTCGACGGCGCGCTCGTCGCCCCCTTCGGCCGTCACCTCGCCTGGGGCAACGACCCCCGCACGGAGATCACCGTCTCCTGGCAGGTCCCGGTCGCGGTGAAGAAGCCCTTCATCCGGATCGGCGCCCACCCCTGGGACCTCTCCCGCAAGATCGAGGCCGAGGTGCGGACGCTGTACACCCCGGCCGGTGTCGGTGCCAGCGGCGACCACACCCAGTACTACCTGCACGCCAAGCTCACCCACCTGCGCCCGGGCCGGACGTACTACTACGGCGTCGGCCACGCCGGCTTCGACCCGGCCGAGGCGCATCTGCTGGGCACGCTCGGCACCTTCACCACCGCCCCCGACCACAAGAAGCCGTTCACCTTCACGGCCTTCGGCGACGAGGGCGTCAGCTACCACGGCCTCGCCAACAACGCCCTGTTGCTCGGCCAGAACCCGGCCTTCCACCTGCACGCCGGCGACATCGCGTACGCCGACCCGGCCGGCGCGGGCAAGACCGCCGACACCGGCTTCGACTCCCGGGTGTGGGACCAGTTCCTCGCGCAGACCGAGTCCGTCGCCAAGTCGGTCCCGTGGATGCCGGCCTACGGCAACCACGACATGGAGGCCTGGTACTCGCCCAACGGCTACGGCGGCGAGGACGCCCGCTGGAACCTCCCCGACAACGGCCCGGACAAGAAGAACCTCCCCGGCGTCTACTCCTTCGTCTACGGCAACACGGCGGTCATCTCGCTGGACGCCAACGACATCTCCTTCGAGATCCCGGCCAACCTGGGGATCTCCGGCGGTACGCAGACCAAGTGGCTGGAGGCGCAGCTCAAGAAGTTCCGCGCCTCGAAGAACGTCGACTTCGTCGTCGTCTTCTTCCACCACTGCGCCTACTGCACCTCCACCGCGCACGCCTCGGAGGGTGGCGTACGCCAGGAGTGGGTGCCGCTGTTCGAGAAGTACACGGTCGACCTGGTCATCAACGGCCACAACCACCAGTACGAGCGCACCGACGTCATCAAGGGCGGCGCGGTCACCAAGAAGCTCCCGATCGGCGGGACTTCGTACCCCGAGACCGAGGGTGTCGTCTACGTGACGGCGGGCGCGGCCGGCCGCAGCCTGTACGCGTTCACCGCCCCACTGTCCTACGAGGGCCACGAGAACGAGGTCGACTCCGTCGCCTCCTTCATCAACACCAAGGACGGCAAGGTCAACGAGACGGTCACCTGGTCGCGCGTGCGCTACCTCGACTACTCGTTCCTCCGCGTCGACGTCACCCCCGCCGCCAAGGGCCGCCTCGCGACCCTGACCGTGCGCGGTATCGCGGAGACCGGCGAGGAGGTCGACCGCTTCACGGTCGCGCGCCGCGTACGCTGA
- the glmS gene encoding glutamine--fructose-6-phosphate transaminase (isomerizing) translates to MCGIVGYIGRRDVAPLLLEGLQRLEYRGYDSAGIVVTSPKATGLKMVKAKGRVRDLEAKVPKRFAGTTGIAHTRWATHGAPSDHNAHPHMSADNKVAVVHNGIIDNASELRKKLEADGVEFLSETDTEVLTHLIARSQAETLEEKVRQSLRLIEGTYGIAVMHADFPDRIVAARNGSPVVLGIGEKEMFVASDIAALVTHTRQIVTLDDGEMATLKADDFRTYTTEGTRTTAEPTTVEWEAASYDMGGHDTYMHKEIHEQPEAVDRVLRGRIDDRFSTVHLGGLNLDAREARAVRRVKILGCGTSYHAGMIGAQMIEELARIPADAEPASEFRYRNAVVDPDTLYVAVSQSGETYDVLAAVQELKRKGARVLGIVNVVGSAIAREADGGMYVHAGPEVCVVSTKCFTNTTVAFALLALHLGRTRDLSVRDGKRIIEGLRRLPGQISEILEQEEEIKKLAEQYAEARSMLFIGRVRGYPVAREASLKLKEVSYIHAEAYPASELKHGPLALIEPALPTVAIVPNDDLLEKNRAALEEIKARSGRILAVAHQNQEKADETIVVPKNEDELDPILMGIPLQLLAYHTALALGRDIDKPRNLAKSVTVE, encoded by the coding sequence ATGTGCGGAATCGTCGGATACATCGGCAGGCGTGACGTGGCGCCGCTGCTCCTCGAAGGCCTCCAGCGCCTGGAGTACCGCGGCTACGACTCGGCGGGCATCGTCGTGACCTCGCCGAAGGCGACAGGCCTGAAGATGGTCAAGGCCAAGGGCCGCGTCCGGGACCTGGAGGCCAAGGTCCCCAAGCGCTTCGCCGGCACCACCGGCATCGCCCACACCCGCTGGGCCACGCACGGCGCCCCCTCCGACCACAACGCCCACCCGCACATGTCGGCCGACAACAAGGTCGCCGTCGTCCACAACGGGATCATCGACAACGCCTCCGAGCTGCGCAAGAAGCTCGAAGCCGACGGTGTCGAGTTCCTCTCCGAGACGGACACCGAGGTCCTCACCCACCTCATCGCCCGCTCCCAGGCGGAGACCCTGGAGGAGAAGGTCCGCCAGTCGCTGCGCCTGATCGAGGGCACATACGGCATCGCGGTCATGCACGCCGACTTCCCCGACCGGATCGTGGCGGCCCGCAACGGCTCCCCGGTCGTCCTGGGCATCGGCGAGAAGGAGATGTTCGTCGCCTCGGACATCGCCGCGCTGGTCACCCACACGCGGCAGATAGTGACGCTGGACGACGGCGAGATGGCCACCCTCAAGGCCGACGACTTCCGCACGTACACGACGGAGGGCACCCGCACCACGGCCGAGCCCACCACCGTGGAGTGGGAGGCCGCCTCGTACGACATGGGCGGCCACGACACGTACATGCACAAGGAGATCCACGAGCAGCCCGAGGCCGTCGACCGCGTCCTGCGCGGCCGGATCGACGACCGCTTCTCCACGGTCCACCTCGGTGGCCTCAACCTGGACGCCCGCGAGGCGCGTGCCGTGCGGCGCGTGAAGATCCTCGGCTGCGGCACCTCGTACCACGCGGGCATGATCGGCGCCCAGATGATCGAGGAGCTGGCCCGCATCCCGGCCGACGCCGAGCCCGCCTCCGAGTTCCGCTACCGCAACGCGGTCGTCGACCCCGACACCCTGTACGTGGCCGTCTCCCAGTCCGGTGAGACGTACGACGTGCTGGCCGCCGTACAGGAGCTGAAGCGCAAGGGCGCGCGGGTGCTGGGCATCGTCAACGTGGTCGGTTCGGCCATCGCCCGCGAGGCGGACGGCGGCATGTACGTGCACGCGGGCCCCGAGGTCTGCGTCGTCTCGACGAAGTGCTTCACCAACACCACGGTCGCCTTCGCCCTCCTCGCCCTGCACCTGGGCCGCACCCGAGACCTGTCGGTCCGCGACGGCAAGCGGATCATCGAGGGCCTGCGCCGGCTGCCCGGGCAGATCTCCGAGATCCTGGAGCAGGAGGAGGAGATCAAGAAGCTGGCCGAGCAGTACGCCGAGGCCCGCTCGATGCTCTTCATCGGCCGTGTCCGGGGCTATCCGGTGGCCCGCGAGGCCTCCCTGAAGCTCAAGGAGGTCTCGTACATCCACGCCGAGGCCTATCCCGCCTCGGAGTTGAAGCACGGCCCGCTGGCCCTCATCGAGCCCGCCCTCCCCACGGTCGCGATCGTCCCGAACGACGACCTCCTGGAGAAGAACCGCGCCGCCCTGGAGGAGATCAAGGCCCGCAGCGGCCGCATCCTCGCGGTGGCCCACCAGAACCAGGAGAAGGCCGACGAGACGATCGTGGTCCCGAAGAACGAGGACGAGCTGGACCCGATCCTGATGGGCATCCCCCTCCAACTCCTCGCGTACCACACGGCGTTGGCCCTGGGCCGGGACATCGACAAGCCGAGGAACCTGGCGAAGTCGGTAACGGTGGAGTAG